One Turneriella parva DSM 21527 genomic region harbors:
- a CDS encoding glycosyltransferase encodes MKKNVLYLTWGEDLLTSGILENQVINQLITTRRVFPQVSYSFLCAMPVFWKKRHRAQAQILHEKIDRLEKAGIHVKVVYYWLPVRARYMAIVLHPLFIAAFFFWLKQITNICRRQEIHLIHARAYTGAIVAAAAKKLLRLKVPLVFDTRGLYVDELLQLGFLREGSWWHRQWKRAERTTYACSASIITVSEPFSEYVREHFSLPVDKVQTIFTSVDSDVFTPSVKIANARMRRLKIAAPVLAYCGDLGGSSWHSTASLFALFGQVRRKFRKASLLVISPASRESIDREVLTHFPDRRNELMANCRFMRTYNARETAAALSQADFGVFSYHDSANRGPRHLQEIVLGSKTGEYLAAGLPILVNHTAKAAAAIVRDHRLGIAYNIGDVKSLHRQLGGLVKQWSAYSQRSRKYALNHFEAASIARSHRLIYERLSKP; translated from the coding sequence ATGAAAAAAAATGTGCTCTACCTGACCTGGGGAGAGGACCTGCTCACCAGCGGCATTTTGGAAAACCAGGTCATTAACCAGCTGATTACGACGCGCCGCGTTTTTCCCCAGGTTTCATACTCTTTTCTCTGCGCTATGCCAGTCTTCTGGAAGAAACGGCATCGCGCGCAGGCGCAAATCCTGCACGAAAAGATTGATCGCTTGGAAAAAGCAGGAATCCACGTAAAAGTTGTCTACTATTGGCTGCCAGTGCGGGCACGCTACATGGCAATAGTGCTGCACCCGCTATTCATCGCAGCATTCTTCTTCTGGCTGAAACAGATCACCAATATCTGCAGGCGTCAAGAAATCCATCTCATCCATGCCAGGGCATATACTGGCGCCATTGTGGCGGCGGCCGCGAAAAAATTGCTTCGTTTGAAGGTCCCGCTCGTGTTCGATACACGCGGACTCTACGTCGATGAACTGCTGCAGCTGGGTTTCCTCAGAGAGGGCAGCTGGTGGCACCGGCAATGGAAAAGGGCGGAGCGCACCACGTATGCCTGCTCAGCCAGTATCATCACCGTCAGCGAGCCGTTTTCTGAATACGTACGCGAACATTTCTCACTACCTGTCGACAAAGTTCAGACGATTTTCACCAGTGTTGATTCGGACGTATTCACACCTTCAGTAAAGATCGCCAATGCGCGAATGAGGAGACTTAAGATTGCCGCGCCGGTACTCGCGTATTGCGGAGATCTGGGTGGCAGTAGCTGGCATAGTACTGCGTCATTGTTTGCCTTATTTGGGCAAGTGCGCCGCAAGTTCAGGAAAGCCAGCCTGCTGGTTATCTCTCCGGCAAGCAGAGAGAGTATTGATCGAGAAGTGCTGACGCATTTTCCTGACAGAAGAAATGAGCTCATGGCTAATTGCCGGTTTATGCGGACCTACAACGCCAGGGAAACCGCTGCGGCCCTTTCACAGGCAGACTTTGGAGTATTCAGCTACCACGATTCTGCTAACCGCGGCCCGCGGCACTTGCAGGAAATTGTACTCGGTTCAAAAACGGGCGAATACCTGGCAGCCGGCCTGCCGATTTTGGTCAACCATACAGCCAAAGCTGCTGCTGCAATAGTTAGAGACCATAGATTGGGAATAGCCTATAATATAGGCGACGTGAAATCATTGCATCGGCAGTTAGGCGGCCTGGTGAAGCAATGGTCTGCATATTCGCAGCGCTCCCGCAAGTATGCCCTGAATCATTTTGAGGCAGCTAGTATAGCACGATCGCACCGCTTAATCTATGAGAGACTAAGCAAGCCCTGA
- a CDS encoding AtpZ/AtpI family protein has product MDEERFRREIAELKEREKKLRSSNKKQTESTDESQNRSNAMRYTWLGAEFAAIFFGFVWGGQWLDARFGTKPWLVLVGICVGFSIALYRLIFVAKKLGEADDE; this is encoded by the coding sequence ATGGACGAAGAGCGCTTTCGCCGCGAAATTGCCGAGCTCAAAGAGCGCGAAAAAAAGTTACGCTCTTCGAATAAGAAACAAACCGAGTCGACCGACGAGTCGCAAAATCGCTCGAATGCGATGCGCTACACCTGGCTCGGCGCCGAATTTGCCGCAATCTTTTTTGGTTTTGTCTGGGGTGGGCAATGGCTCGACGCAAGGTTCGGCACCAAACCTTGGCTCGTACTCGTGGGCATCTGCGTCGGTTTCAGCATTGCGCTCTACCGGCTGATTTTTGTCGCGAAGAAACTCGGCGAAGCTGACGACGAATAG
- a CDS encoding 4-(cytidine 5'-diphospho)-2-C-methyl-D-erythritol kinase: MHTVFAPAKINLGLRITGRFANGYHRLESLFVPVSLFDRIEVRLSAADRVQHIWPIGEPTPKRRLLSLGALKNPLLWKTIALVRERLRDHADLELPRVAVTVDKRIPSPSGLGGASSDAAALIQALCLVAKAAAPDKSAQINEALQSDLFLKETTQLGADVPYFWRYGLEARAAMLNGIGHELAALEINNIGGFLCVPPFGFSTERMFAHVRSLPLPTAEATGGESAASKLALRLSEIPYSDEVVFGVKFVQNDFDRAAAAVFPNESRLLAQAKVAIARTVNQFFGSGFVVGMSGSGAALFAATETPVSQTMLAAYSGVLRARLGRDWRVFTFSTAGLRPP, from the coding sequence ATGCATACTGTTTTTGCCCCGGCGAAGATTAATCTCGGCCTTCGCATCACCGGCCGGTTTGCCAACGGCTACCACCGCCTCGAATCGTTGTTTGTGCCCGTGTCGCTGTTCGACCGCATCGAAGTGAGGCTCTCAGCGGCCGACCGCGTTCAACATATCTGGCCGATTGGCGAACCTACGCCCAAACGCCGGCTGCTGTCTCTGGGGGCGCTCAAGAACCCCTTGCTATGGAAAACCATAGCTCTGGTGCGAGAGAGGCTGCGCGACCATGCGGATTTAGAATTGCCGCGCGTTGCGGTCACGGTCGATAAACGTATTCCCTCGCCTTCAGGGCTGGGCGGCGCTTCGTCAGATGCGGCTGCGCTGATTCAGGCGCTATGCCTCGTGGCAAAAGCCGCGGCGCCCGACAAAAGCGCGCAGATTAATGAGGCTTTGCAATCCGACTTATTTCTCAAAGAAACCACACAGCTCGGGGCCGACGTACCCTATTTTTGGCGCTACGGCCTTGAGGCTCGGGCAGCGATGCTCAACGGCATTGGCCACGAACTTGCGGCACTCGAAATCAATAACATAGGGGGATTTCTCTGCGTACCGCCATTCGGCTTTTCGACAGAACGCATGTTCGCGCACGTGCGAAGCCTGCCATTGCCCACCGCCGAGGCGACAGGCGGCGAATCTGCCGCATCTAAATTGGCTTTACGCCTCAGCGAAATTCCCTATTCGGACGAGGTCGTCTTTGGTGTGAAATTCGTGCAAAACGATTTTGACCGGGCTGCGGCAGCGGTTTTCCCGAATGAAAGCCGGTTGCTGGCGCAGGCAAAGGTGGCGATTGCCCGAACGGTGAACCAGTTCTTCGGTTCGGGTTTTGTAGTCGGAATGTCAGGTTCAGGGGCAGCGCTATTTGCCGCCACAGAAACACCGGTTTCGCAAACGATGCTGGCAGCGTATTCGGGTGTGCTTCGCGCACGCCTCGGCCGCGACTGGCGTGTATTTACTTTTTCTACGGCGGGCTTACGCCCGCCGTAG
- a CDS encoding type II toxin-antitoxin system VapC family toxin, which yields MAHKFVADTSILIEFFRGAPEVSFIAESFEEGNICIPSIVRYELLCGVKSAKHREQRLRFFEACQMIDLTPAIADRAAEIYSALRERGKTLDHEDIWIAATALEHDLPVATLNLRHFEAIAYIPKRSAIGLRK from the coding sequence ATGGCACACAAATTCGTAGCCGACACATCAATACTGATCGAATTCTTTCGAGGCGCGCCAGAAGTCAGTTTCATTGCAGAGTCCTTCGAAGAAGGAAATATTTGTATCCCTTCTATAGTACGCTACGAGCTGCTGTGCGGCGTAAAATCTGCGAAACACCGAGAGCAAAGGTTGCGATTTTTTGAAGCATGCCAGATGATCGATTTGACACCCGCCATCGCAGACCGGGCTGCTGAAATCTACTCTGCACTCAGAGAGCGGGGCAAGACACTTGATCACGAAGATATTTGGATCGCAGCGACGGCTCTCGAACACGACCTGCCGGTTGCAACGCTTAATTTACGCCATTTTGAAGCCATTGCTTACATTCCAAAACGAAGTGCGATAGGGCTGCGAAAGTAG
- a CDS encoding IS30 family transposase: protein MRPYVQLSNDERLRIEESLAEGLKASQIARNLKRHPSTIFREIRRNSMPRHYSARCARDEARKRQTNTNAAKVTPELWSEIGASLKSTLSPEQIAGRMRLERFDGVCMQTIYNHVRKKSGTSNFYRLCLRRKGKPYKRKVRIEAENKGFFRIHDLPAEALTRRKPGYWEGDLVEGKMGTGQIATFVERHSRYLLAAKLERKLVTQFNAAARDLFADIDNERLRGIIYDRGTEMSGYRDLQQVLNCGIYFCDPGSPWQRGTNENTNGLLRESFPKGTDFRRIDQEQVDAALKLLNNRPRKRLNYRTPAEVYFRSPIALRFGM from the coding sequence ATGCGACCCTACGTTCAACTATCAAATGATGAAAGACTGCGTATAGAAGAAAGCCTTGCTGAGGGCCTCAAGGCCAGCCAAATCGCCAGAAATCTTAAGCGACACCCGAGCACTATTTTTCGAGAGATTCGGCGTAATTCAATGCCACGACATTACAGCGCGCGGTGCGCCAGAGACGAGGCGCGAAAGCGCCAGACTAATACCAACGCCGCGAAGGTTACACCAGAGCTTTGGTCAGAGATCGGAGCATCGCTCAAGTCGACGCTGTCACCAGAACAGATCGCAGGCCGCATGCGCCTAGAACGTTTCGACGGTGTCTGCATGCAGACGATTTACAATCATGTGCGCAAGAAATCCGGCACATCGAATTTTTATCGCCTGTGCCTGCGCCGCAAAGGCAAACCATACAAGCGCAAAGTGAGGATTGAGGCTGAAAACAAAGGGTTTTTTCGCATTCACGACCTGCCAGCCGAAGCTTTGACGCGACGCAAACCCGGCTACTGGGAGGGCGATTTGGTCGAGGGTAAAATGGGCACCGGGCAGATTGCAACTTTCGTCGAAAGGCATTCGCGTTACTTGCTCGCGGCGAAACTGGAGCGCAAATTGGTGACACAGTTTAACGCTGCAGCGCGCGACCTATTCGCCGACATCGATAACGAACGGCTGCGGGGTATCATTTACGATCGGGGCACCGAGATGAGTGGCTACCGCGACCTGCAGCAAGTGCTGAACTGCGGCATCTACTTTTGTGACCCCGGCTCGCCATGGCAGAGAGGTACGAACGAAAACACGAACGGCCTGCTGCGCGAGTCTTTTCCCAAAGGCACAGATTTTCGGCGCATCGACCAGGAACAGGTTGACGCAGCGCTTAAATTACTAAATAACCGACCACGCAAGCGGCTGAATTACCGAACCCCGGCCGAGGTCTACTTTCGCAGCCCTATCGCACTTCGTTTTGGAATGTAA